GCCGCGTCTCGTCAGGGAAAGACTGGCGGATAAGCTCGATGCGCTCCTCACTGGTAAAGAGCGGTGTCTTGCGGATGTTGATCGCGATCCCCACGATCACCTCATCAAAGATCTTGAGCCCCCGCTCAATGATGCTGATGTGACCGTAGGTCAGAGGATCGAAGCTTCCCGGGTAGATCGCCTTTCGCGGCATACGTCATATCCTTCGGTTGTGCCCCGGGCCGCAGGGTGCGGCGAGGTCGTAAAGACTGATGATTAAGGGAAAGAGCGGCGCGCAGCAACTGCGGGCGCGGCAGTGTCGGGTTTAAGACGTCGTCGAATCTTCATCATCAACCGGCTGCGCGTCACCGATCGATGCATCATCGCGTCGACGAAGAAACTGAATACGTGTGCGCCCGTAGATGCGCTCATCCTCAAGCTCGAACGCCGGCATATGGGGAACGGCCTCTTCGACATCCGACTCCCAGACTACCAGCGCCCCGGCGGTCACCCGCGGACTCGTCGCCATCTTCTCCAACGCCTTATGCGCGAGCGTGGTGTGGTAGGGCGGATCGAGGAACCAGAGATCAGGCGTCTCCTCGCCCAGATGTTCCTCCAGTCCCTGGTTGAACGTACA
The nucleotide sequence above comes from Lujinxingia vulgaris. Encoded proteins:
- the rsmD gene encoding 16S rRNA (guanine(966)-N(2))-methyltransferase RsmD, coding for MRIIAGSARGRKLASLPTDAIRPTSDRVRESLFSILGDVHDLVVVDGFAGSGALGLEAISRGARRAYFFDRSGRSTALIKENAQRTRAGRRAIIERCTFNQGLEEHLGEETPDLWFLDPPYHTTLAHKALEKMATSPRVTAGALVVWESDVEEAVPHMPAFELEDERIYGRTRIQFLRRRDDASIGDAQPVDDEDSTTS